The Triticum aestivum cultivar Chinese Spring chromosome 4B, IWGSC CS RefSeq v2.1, whole genome shotgun sequence sequence CTCATCTATTTGAACACACCCATGCTCCATTTTTTACATGCAAGGAACAAATgcctcctttttctttttttcttttttttttgctggGAAAGAACAAATGCCTCTTGCTCGCAGAAGAATAATTAGAGCATAAAGAGAGGATTAGAAATAAAGAGAAAAACACTCGCCGATTTTTATTGATTGCACCATGAGTCAAACATATAAAATAAATGAGATTACAAATATTTAAAATAATGAGGGAAACGAAGTCCAAAAAATAAGCAAAGTTTACATCATGAAGAATAATGGGAAGACAAGTAGGATCTGGAAGACACCAAAGGACCTCGTAGTAGGGGCTCCATTTCCAATGCTTTGTGATCCTGCAATTTCATCAAACATGAGAGCTTCGATATAAATCTAAATAGCTATTGTGAGAATATATTGGCCAAGCCTGACAGTACTTGTTCCATCTGAATGAAGAAAGGAAGGCATCTTTCAGACCTGGTTTGCCGGCGGGGTCGCAGCTGGTGAGAGGCATCTCGCACCGGCGGAACATCTCCTGGCCGTCGACGGTGTAGTTGAGCCCAGACTGCTTTGCGACCTTCTGAGCCTCAGCGATTCCGTTGCAGATGCACTCCGGGTCGCTGCCGAAGAGCTTCTTGACGGCGACGCAGCACGGTGCCAGCTTGGAGGGGTCCTGGTAGACGAGTGCGCACACGGATATGCTGTTGAGGCACGGCGGCGTGACCGGGATGTCGGCCGGCGATGGGAGTGGCGGGAGGTCCATCTTGTCCGGGAACGGAGGCGTCGTCTCCACTTCGCTAGTCGCcatggccgcggcggcgaagaggaGCACCAGGAGTAATCGGCGGACGTGGTGACCCATGATCGATATGGCCTGAACTGATTGATGACTGTGTGTATGGTGAGGTGTGCGTGGAAGAAGTGCATCTCCTGATGGGATATTTTATAGGCATATGTTCAGCAACGTGATGAGCTGGAACGTACGTGCTGCCCATGTTCGTGTGCTAGTGTGTCACTGGGTTTACTCATGCGATAacgtatttttattttattttcattcgATAATGTTGACTTGCATGTCATGCTGATCATGTTTTTTGCTACTTTTAAATAAGGGTGAACAACAGATCCTTTCTCTCCATGAAACAGGGAGATTTGGAGAAGCCAGGCATGCAGTAAGAGTTTCTGTATAGCTGGAAGTTGGAACCACCATCTGTTGGAGGGTTGGTGTGGAGTTCTGTTTAGCATACAACCAATAATCCTACACATACGGGGGTTTTACNNNNNNNNNNNNNNNNNNNNNNNNNNNNNNNNNNNNNNNNNNNNNNNNNNNNNNNNNNNNNNNNNNNNNNNNNNNNNNNNNNNNNNNNNNNNNNNNNNNNNNNNNNNNNNNNNNNNNNNNNNNNNNNNNNNNNNNNNNNNNNNNNNNNNNNNNNNNNNNNNNNNNNNNNNNNNNNNCCCCTTCCGCTAATCCTAACCCAATCTATTTGCTCCACATCATCCTGTACAACGAACCATGTAAAAAAAAGCCTGTAGCTCTAGCATTACTAGCATACAACTCAGAGAATGATATGATGGTGCATGTTTGTGCCACCCACGACGTGGCCGCGTAAGACGCAGAACATGCATGATCTCACCGGGATTAACGGACGTGCGTGCCACATTATCACACCGAATAGCACGCTAGAATGATGGTCAGCAGATTTGTTTTCTGATAAGCCTGTTCATAAGCGAGATATAAGTGCTGACCGCATCCATCATCAATAGTTCTGGTCTGTCACTGATACTAATCACGTCCGATTAGATGTTTTCTTAGTGAAGATCTGCATATATACATTGCCATGACAGAGGCCATAGGGTAGACACTACATGAAAACATGACAGAGGCCCAGAGTTTTACATCGGCCACTCGGCTTATATCCATCTAAGCCATGTGACGACGCAATGGCGCACATTTTAATAGTGGTGTCTCGGTGTACCACCATTTACGCCATGACATGACTCAAAAAGGACTCTTATTTTAAAACTCAGTGTATAGGGGTAAATGACGAGTGTTGTCGTGGCCCGCACGGTGAAAAGCCATGTCACACGGCCGTGTTTGCCCTAGCTTACAGAACCGCGATGGTGGTCCTTACAGGCAAGTGCTGCTTAATGGAACTCACGACGCATATTTTTTGACCCAAAAATGTTTTGTCGACTAAGTCGAGCCTCTGACAAAATGCACTCGGCTTACCGCCCAAGCAGCTGAACTATTATTTTGTTTCTGTGATTActgctagctagctatatgtattgATGCAATGCTTCGTATGATGCAAGTAATGCTTTTCATATGTACTACATCTGTAGTAGCTAGCTTTCctacaaaaaaaaaattcaaactttttaTGCTTGGAGTTGAGTTGTTTGGTT is a genomic window containing:
- the LOC123089796 gene encoding uncharacterized protein codes for the protein MGHHVRRLLLVLLFAAAAMATSEVETTPPFPDKMDLPPLPSPADIPVTPPCLNSISVCALVYQDPSKLAPCCVAVKKLFGSDPECICNGIAEAQKVAKQSGLNYTVDGQEMFRRCEMPLTSCDPAGKPGSQSIGNGAPTTRSFGVFQILLVFPLFFMM